A region of Paenibacillus sp. 37 DNA encodes the following proteins:
- a CDS encoding sensor histidine kinase, which translates to MNFLSRWVKSIGLQLRSRMRSSRVSSIRFIITWSFSVFIVLVLTIMAMLLHDKFTQAAERSAELTTRQIVDQVSYNLEDYVRSMSHLYRAIEEHMLRDGTWEGELVDKQLDTLLSSREDIISITLLDSTGKLLKNRPTAELKPSAHVTQQGWFQSALRVPDHLSFSLPHIQNMYTGPYKWVVSMSKGITIRQNGQDRQVILLVDINFKQMDELSRRVSLGQRGYVYIIDESAGNIVYHPQQQLMYMGLKSENIEQALVASGSYEDEADGQKRLNTVKSVANIGWKIVGVAYLDEIMTTRQEVNGYLIRVLIVVLVLVILVSLFLSSSLTRPIRRMERKMKAVERGDFNVELPIEGPLEVERLSRRFNLMVNKIRTLMDEIIHEQEQKRRLELEALQAQINPHFLYNTLNSVVRMVGMSRNEEVITMITSLSRLFRISLSQGKTIITIREELEHAQHYLTIQQMRFKRKFNFTIKADETLLDCLTLKLVLQPLIENAIVHGIEYHMDEGSIEVDVYCADNKLVFRITDNGVGMTEEQMSGLLSGRPVVKSGAGSGVAVRNVHDRIRLYYGEGYGLEFASELEEGTTVWIRIPIQSQQKEGEPDDRQTGE; encoded by the coding sequence ATGAACTTCTTGTCGAGGTGGGTGAAGTCCATAGGACTTCAATTACGCTCCAGGATGCGCTCGTCCAGGGTCAGCAGTATCCGGTTTATTATTACGTGGTCTTTCTCCGTCTTCATCGTTCTGGTGCTGACCATCATGGCGATGCTTCTGCATGACAAGTTCACGCAGGCTGCCGAGCGAAGTGCGGAACTGACGACGAGACAGATTGTGGATCAGGTCAGTTATAACCTGGAGGATTACGTTCGCAGTATGTCTCATCTGTACCGTGCCATAGAGGAACATATGCTGCGTGACGGGACATGGGAAGGGGAACTGGTGGACAAACAGCTCGACACACTGCTCAGCAGTCGTGAAGATATCATCTCGATTACTCTGCTCGATTCCACGGGAAAATTGCTCAAGAACCGACCTACAGCCGAATTAAAACCGAGTGCCCATGTGACACAGCAAGGGTGGTTTCAGTCTGCGCTTCGTGTGCCGGATCACCTGAGTTTCTCGTTACCTCATATTCAGAATATGTACACAGGCCCATATAAATGGGTCGTTTCCATGAGCAAAGGCATAACGATACGGCAAAATGGTCAGGATCGGCAGGTTATCCTGCTGGTTGATATCAATTTCAAGCAGATGGACGAACTGAGCCGCCGGGTCAGTCTGGGGCAACGGGGATATGTCTATATCATCGATGAGAGCGCGGGTAATATTGTGTACCATCCGCAGCAGCAATTGATGTATATGGGACTCAAAAGCGAAAATATCGAACAGGCTTTGGTGGCATCTGGCAGTTATGAAGATGAGGCAGATGGACAGAAAAGGCTGAATACCGTAAAGTCCGTTGCCAATATCGGGTGGAAAATCGTCGGTGTTGCTTATCTGGATGAGATTATGACGACTCGTCAGGAAGTGAACGGATATCTCATTCGTGTATTGATCGTTGTACTGGTGCTGGTCATTCTCGTATCCCTGTTCCTATCCTCCAGTCTGACTCGTCCGATCCGGCGAATGGAACGTAAGATGAAGGCCGTGGAGCGCGGGGATTTCAACGTGGAGTTGCCTATTGAAGGGCCGCTGGAGGTGGAACGACTATCCCGTCGCTTCAACCTGATGGTCAATAAAATTCGCACCTTGATGGATGAGATCATTCATGAACAGGAACAGAAGCGGCGTCTGGAGCTGGAAGCTTTGCAGGCCCAGATTAATCCACATTTTCTATACAATACGCTGAATTCCGTGGTGCGCATGGTAGGCATGAGTCGCAATGAAGAAGTGATTACGATGATCACGTCTCTCTCTCGCCTGTTTCGCATCAGTCTTAGTCAAGGCAAAACGATTATCACGATCAGGGAAGAGCTGGAGCATGCGCAGCATTATTTGACGATTCAACAGATGAGGTTCAAGCGTAAATTTAACTTTACGATTAAAGCCGATGAGACGCTTCTGGATTGCCTGACATTGAAGCTGGTGCTTCAACCCCTGATTGAGAACGCCATTGTTCATGGCATCGAGTACCACATGGACGAAGGAAGTATTGAGGTCGATGTTTATTGTGCGGACAACAAGCTGGTGTTTCGCATTACAGATAATGGGGTCGGCATGACGGAAGAACAGATGTCGGGATTATTGAGTGGTCGTCCTGTGGTCAAAAGCGGTGCAGGCTCCGGCGTAGCGGTACGAAACGTCCATGACCGAATTCGTCTCTATTATGGGGAGGGTTACGGACTTGAATTTGCAAGTGAGTTGGAAGAAGGCACCACGGTCTGGATTCGGATTCCCATTCAATCGCAGCAGAAGGAGGGCGAGCCTGATGACAGACAAACAGGTGAATAG
- a CDS encoding substrate-binding domain-containing protein has product MTDKQVNRNDAHKGEGLNIRTFWKKVAAGFPGIRKRRLVTLTAASCCLLICSACGLSSPDAAAVPSRIALITPAGTGELAEAIRLGAEAAAKESGAELITVEAYPSEGHVYTPALLDADRSQMKVKQANPNSQTLSRSVREQAQVEAAASALKQGASALLVDPLSEKALSDIIQEAQKTNSEGTIIPVIVLNDEFPVKGITSFISMDNVEAGRQAGQAMAELLEGKGHVALLGPDPLNSGLIQREQGVMEALVQYPNIQVEPKSICNTRDGCWQTAKQLLDQQEVDGFITLQEPASLGAADELNRRSFADKVRIVGFGSEQQQLEQLQEGVFDHLIVQNGYSAGYLGLNQAVARLNNQQVQARVLLETKLVSTDNMFWMDNQKLLFPFVQ; this is encoded by the coding sequence ATGACAGACAAACAGGTGAATAGGAACGATGCCCATAAAGGTGAAGGATTAAATATCCGTACGTTTTGGAAAAAGGTTGCTGCGGGCTTCCCTGGAATCCGGAAACGTCGGTTAGTAACCCTGACAGCTGCAAGCTGCTGTCTGCTCATATGCAGCGCCTGTGGCTTATCGAGTCCCGATGCTGCGGCAGTACCATCACGTATTGCGCTGATTACACCAGCAGGCACTGGCGAACTTGCGGAAGCCATCCGGCTTGGTGCCGAAGCGGCTGCCAAAGAGAGTGGGGCGGAACTGATTACCGTGGAAGCATACCCTTCCGAGGGTCATGTGTACACACCTGCCCTTCTGGACGCTGATCGAAGTCAGATGAAGGTCAAACAGGCAAACCCGAACAGCCAAACGTTGTCTCGCAGTGTGCGAGAGCAGGCTCAAGTGGAGGCCGCCGCATCGGCTCTGAAGCAGGGGGCATCAGCTCTATTGGTTGATCCACTAAGTGAGAAGGCACTTAGTGACATCATTCAGGAGGCACAGAAAACAAATTCCGAGGGAACCATTATTCCTGTCATTGTGCTTAACGATGAATTTCCCGTGAAAGGCATCACCAGTTTCATCTCGATGGATAATGTTGAGGCGGGAAGACAGGCCGGTCAGGCTATGGCGGAGCTTCTGGAAGGGAAAGGGCATGTGGCCTTATTGGGCCCCGATCCTCTCAATTCTGGTCTTATTCAGAGAGAGCAGGGAGTTATGGAAGCCTTGGTACAGTATCCTAATATTCAAGTGGAACCCAAATCGATATGTAATACACGGGACGGATGTTGGCAGACTGCGAAGCAATTGCTGGACCAGCAGGAGGTGGATGGCTTTATCACTCTTCAGGAACCGGCTTCACTGGGAGCAGCTGATGAACTGAATCGACGCAGCTTTGCAGACAAGGTAAGAATTGTTGGATTCGGCAGTGAACAACAGCAACTGGAGCAATTGCAAGAAGGGGTCTTTGATCATCTTATCGTTCAGAATGGATACAGTGCAGGTTATCTGGGATTGAATCAAGCCGTTGCGCGGCTGAACAATCAACAGGTGCAAGCGAGAGTTCTACTTGAGACCAAGCTGGTTAGTACAGACAATATGTTCTGGATGGATAACCAGAAGCTGTTGTTTCCTTTTGTACAATGA
- a CDS encoding galactose ABC transporter substrate-binding protein encodes MKKTWMTLLITACMVVTAGCSSGGDSAGGSTGTDTGGQTAAGTETPKIGVAIYKFDDTFMTGVRNAMTAAAEGVATLDIVDSQNAQPTQNEKVDLFVSKKYNAMAVNPVDRTAAGVIIDKAKAANIPVVFLNREPVAEDMNKWDKVYYVGAKAEESGTISGQLIVDYWKAHPEADKNGDGKLQYVMLKGEPGHQDAELRTKYSVQAIQDAGIEVEALAEDTAMWDRVKGQEKMQAFLASHGDKIEAVLANNDDMALGAIEALKAAGYFKDGKSMPVVGVDATAPAIQALQDGTMLGTVLNDAKNQGAATVALASVLAKGETPTKENTKYDITDGKYVWIAYKKITKDNIADAQ; translated from the coding sequence ATGAAGAAAACTTGGATGACACTGTTGATTACGGCATGTATGGTTGTGACGGCGGGGTGTAGCAGCGGCGGAGACAGTGCAGGTGGAAGTACGGGAACAGATACAGGAGGCCAGACAGCAGCTGGGACGGAAACGCCCAAGATCGGTGTTGCCATCTACAAATTTGACGATACATTCATGACGGGTGTACGTAATGCAATGACCGCAGCAGCGGAAGGTGTTGCGACGCTGGATATTGTAGATAGCCAGAATGCACAGCCAACCCAGAACGAGAAGGTCGATCTGTTTGTGTCCAAGAAATACAATGCCATGGCCGTGAATCCGGTGGACCGGACGGCAGCAGGTGTCATCATTGACAAGGCCAAAGCAGCGAACATTCCAGTGGTATTCCTTAACCGTGAGCCCGTGGCTGAAGATATGAACAAGTGGGATAAAGTGTACTACGTTGGAGCAAAAGCGGAGGAGTCCGGTACGATCTCTGGACAGCTGATTGTAGATTACTGGAAAGCACATCCGGAAGCAGACAAAAACGGCGATGGCAAACTGCAATACGTCATGCTGAAAGGGGAACCGGGTCACCAGGATGCAGAGCTTCGGACCAAATATTCGGTTCAGGCGATCCAGGATGCCGGTATCGAAGTGGAAGCACTAGCGGAAGACACGGCGATGTGGGACCGCGTGAAGGGGCAGGAGAAAATGCAAGCGTTCCTGGCATCCCACGGCGACAAGATTGAAGCCGTTCTTGCGAACAATGATGACATGGCCTTGGGTGCCATTGAGGCATTGAAAGCAGCCGGATACTTCAAGGATGGCAAATCGATGCCGGTTGTAGGTGTGGATGCAACAGCTCCAGCCATTCAGGCTCTGCAGGATGGTACGATGCTGGGCACGGTACTCAATGATGCCAAAAATCAGGGTGCAGCCACGGTGGCACTGGCTTCCGTACTTGCCAAAGGTGAGACACCAACGAAGGAAAATACCAAATACGATATTACTGATGGTAAATACGTCTGGATTGCATACAAAAAGATTACCAAAGACAACATTGCCGACGCCCAATAA
- a CDS encoding sugar ABC transporter ATP-binding protein — translation MESPYLLEMNGVSKAFPGVQALSQVTLKLKPGTVHALMGENGAGKSTLMKCLFGMYHPDEGTIRIEGKDVDIPNSKAALQQGISMIHQELNPVPHRPVMENIWLGRFSMKGILVDEKRMYSDTLALFKDLNLDIDPKAQAGTLSVSKIQSMEIAKAVSFNSKVIVMDEPTSSLTGKEVEQLFAIINELRSRGVSIIYISHKMEEILTISDEVTIMRDGFVVGTWDAADLTTDLIITRMVGRDLDERFPERTNVPGEVILKAEGLTSNQSKSFCDVSFELRKGEVLGIGGLVGAQRTELMESLFGLRGLASGTISIHGRKVKINSPAAAKRHNIALLTEERRVTGIFPVLSVYENTIIASLGRYQNRVGLLDEKKGREEAREQTQKFRTKTPSVNTLIRNLSGGNQQKVLLARWLLTDPEILLLDEPTRGIDVGAKFEIYTIITELARQGKSIIMISSEMPELLGMSDRIMVMSEGRLTGIVDGAEATEQDIMRLAAQQRMA, via the coding sequence ATGGAGTCACCTTACCTGCTGGAGATGAATGGAGTTTCCAAAGCATTTCCGGGTGTGCAGGCACTAAGTCAGGTCACATTGAAACTGAAGCCCGGTACGGTTCACGCCTTGATGGGAGAGAATGGAGCGGGCAAATCCACACTAATGAAATGTCTGTTCGGGATGTATCATCCAGATGAAGGGACGATACGCATCGAAGGAAAGGATGTGGATATTCCAAATTCCAAAGCGGCACTTCAGCAAGGCATATCCATGATTCATCAGGAGCTGAATCCGGTCCCGCATCGCCCGGTGATGGAGAATATATGGCTGGGTCGTTTTTCGATGAAGGGAATACTGGTCGACGAGAAACGGATGTATTCCGATACACTGGCTCTGTTCAAGGACCTGAATCTGGATATTGATCCGAAGGCTCAAGCGGGAACATTGTCTGTCTCCAAGATTCAATCGATGGAAATCGCCAAGGCGGTCTCGTTCAATTCCAAAGTTATTGTCATGGATGAACCCACCTCCTCCCTGACAGGCAAGGAAGTGGAGCAACTCTTCGCCATTATTAATGAACTACGCAGTCGGGGTGTGTCCATTATCTACATTTCCCACAAGATGGAGGAGATCCTGACGATCTCGGATGAAGTGACAATCATGCGTGATGGCTTTGTTGTCGGGACTTGGGATGCTGCAGATTTAACGACCGATCTGATTATTACACGCATGGTGGGGCGTGATCTGGATGAACGTTTCCCGGAACGGACCAACGTACCCGGTGAAGTGATATTGAAGGCCGAGGGTCTGACATCCAACCAGTCCAAATCGTTTTGTGATGTATCCTTTGAGCTGCGAAAAGGTGAAGTACTCGGCATTGGCGGGTTGGTTGGAGCACAGCGGACAGAACTGATGGAGTCCTTGTTTGGACTGCGCGGACTCGCTTCAGGTACGATTTCGATTCATGGGCGCAAGGTGAAGATTAACTCCCCCGCAGCAGCGAAGCGTCATAATATCGCGTTGCTCACGGAAGAACGAAGGGTTACAGGGATATTCCCCGTGTTGTCGGTGTATGAGAATACGATCATTGCCAGTCTGGGGCGCTACCAAAATCGAGTGGGCTTGCTGGACGAGAAAAAGGGACGGGAAGAAGCACGGGAACAGACGCAGAAGTTCAGAACCAAAACGCCTTCAGTTAACACGCTGATTCGAAACCTGTCTGGCGGTAATCAACAGAAAGTTCTGCTGGCCCGCTGGTTGCTGACCGATCCGGAGATTCTGTTGCTGGATGAACCGACACGTGGAATCGATGTAGGGGCCAAGTTCGAGATTTACACCATTATTACGGAACTGGCTCGTCAGGGCAAAAGCATTATTATGATTAGTTCGGAGATGCCTGAACTGCTTGGTATGTCGGATCGCATTATGGTGATGAGCGAAGGGCGTCTAACCGGAATCGTGGACGGAGCCGAGGCAACAGAGCAGGATATTATGAGGCTGGCCGCACAGCAGCGGATGGCTTAG
- the mglC gene encoding galactose/methyl galactoside ABC transporter permease MglC, giving the protein MNTQMINQVKNYVTQRAIFIVLILLIIGIAIADPNFLAFSTLRDILQQSSTRAIIALGAAFILVTGGVDLSAGRVVGLTAVVSASMLQIDEYANRFFPDLPHLPVLLPILVGITAGLFVGLVNGLIVAKLHVPPFIATLGTMVAVYGLNSIYFDTEPNQSQPIGGLRPDFTVIGSGYIDLGGGYSIPYIVLIAIAVALICWVIFNKTRLGKNMYAIGGNIQAAHVSGIHVARNLVALYAIAGALYGLGGVLEAARTGGATNNYGNMYELDAIAACVVGGVSTAGGIGTVPGVMAGVLIFGVINYGLTFIGVSPYWQLIIKGLIIVAAVAFDIRKYMAKK; this is encoded by the coding sequence ATGAACACACAGATGATCAATCAAGTGAAAAATTATGTAACACAACGCGCCATCTTTATCGTATTGATTCTGCTCATCATTGGTATAGCTATTGCCGATCCGAATTTTCTGGCCTTCTCTACACTGCGGGATATCTTACAGCAATCCTCCACACGGGCCATTATTGCACTCGGTGCAGCCTTTATCCTCGTCACGGGTGGGGTCGATCTGTCCGCGGGAAGGGTGGTTGGTCTGACGGCTGTTGTATCGGCATCGATGCTGCAAATTGATGAGTATGCGAACCGCTTCTTTCCCGATCTGCCCCATTTGCCGGTGTTGTTGCCGATTCTGGTTGGAATCACCGCAGGTCTATTCGTGGGTTTGGTCAATGGACTGATTGTCGCCAAATTACATGTGCCCCCTTTTATCGCAACGCTGGGTACAATGGTTGCCGTGTATGGACTGAACTCCATTTATTTTGATACGGAACCCAACCAGTCACAGCCGATCGGAGGATTAAGACCCGATTTTACCGTCATTGGCTCTGGATACATTGATCTGGGCGGGGGTTATTCCATCCCGTATATTGTCCTCATTGCTATTGCGGTGGCATTAATCTGCTGGGTGATCTTTAACAAAACACGTCTCGGCAAAAATATGTACGCGATCGGCGGCAACATTCAGGCAGCGCATGTATCCGGGATTCATGTTGCACGCAACCTGGTTGCCCTGTATGCCATTGCCGGTGCACTGTATGGTCTGGGTGGTGTACTTGAGGCAGCACGCACAGGTGGAGCAACAAACAATTACGGTAACATGTATGAGCTGGATGCGATTGCCGCATGTGTGGTAGGCGGCGTATCGACAGCGGGTGGTATTGGAACGGTACCTGGAGTTATGGCGGGTGTGCTGATCTTCGGGGTCATTAACTACGGTCTGACATTTATCGGTGTAAGTCCGTACTGGCAATTGATTATCAAAGGATTGATCATTGTTGCTGCGGTGGCTTTTGATATCCGTAAGTATATGGCGAAAAAATAA